The bacterium genome includes a region encoding these proteins:
- a CDS encoding FAD-binding oxidoreductase has product MSQRSSEQGAIVIGAGIIGAAITLELARRGYAPVCLDKNPAAGYGSTSNSCAIVRTHYSTLDGTALAWESYLHWLRWGEYLGVEDERGLARLNRVGMVAVFSEATSYDNQLAYHDQLGIEYEVWDAETLRERVPFYDVTAFHPARRPGDAAFGVPSGGRPPTAVYYPNAGYVNDPQLAAHNLQRAAEAAGARFEFNAEIVEIRRSGDRVCGIALKDGRSLDAPVVVNAAGPYSAAVNRMAGVEDDMNVTTRALRKQVCYLPFPKNGQGCAFGRLTSDDDVGIYSREEVGGQLLVGSLDPECDEPDWVDDPDDFDRNVTEEQWKAQVYRMALRIPELEIPSRSKGCADLYDATDDWIPVYDRSSLDGFYLAVGTSGNQFKNAPMVGQMMAELIAECEAGADHDADPVSLACPLSGHPLDLGFYSRNRTIHRDSSFTVLG; this is encoded by the coding sequence ATGAGTCAACGCAGTAGTGAACAAGGCGCGATCGTCATCGGTGCGGGCATCATCGGTGCGGCGATCACCCTCGAGCTTGCCCGCCGCGGCTACGCGCCCGTTTGTCTCGACAAGAATCCGGCGGCGGGCTACGGCTCGACGAGTAACTCGTGTGCCATCGTGCGCACGCACTACTCGACTCTGGACGGGACGGCTCTGGCCTGGGAGAGCTATCTGCATTGGCTGCGCTGGGGTGAGTATCTGGGCGTGGAGGATGAGCGGGGCCTGGCCCGTCTCAACCGCGTGGGAATGGTCGCAGTCTTCTCCGAAGCCACGAGCTACGACAATCAACTCGCGTACCACGACCAGCTCGGCATCGAGTACGAGGTCTGGGACGCCGAGACTCTGCGCGAGCGGGTTCCCTTCTACGATGTGACGGCCTTCCATCCAGCGCGCCGTCCGGGGGACGCGGCCTTCGGGGTGCCTTCAGGCGGGAGGCCTCCCACCGCGGTCTACTATCCCAACGCCGGCTACGTCAACGATCCGCAGCTCGCGGCGCACAATCTGCAGCGGGCAGCCGAGGCCGCAGGTGCCCGCTTCGAATTCAATGCCGAGATCGTTGAGATTCGGCGGAGCGGTGACCGGGTTTGTGGCATTGCGCTGAAGGATGGACGGTCGTTGGATGCGCCGGTAGTGGTGAATGCCGCGGGGCCTTACTCGGCCGCAGTGAACCGCATGGCCGGGGTGGAAGACGATATGAACGTGACCACGCGGGCTTTGCGCAAACAGGTCTGTTATTTGCCTTTTCCCAAGAACGGGCAGGGATGCGCCTTCGGGCGACTGACTTCCGACGACGACGTCGGGATCTATTCGCGAGAGGAAGTCGGCGGCCAGTTGCTGGTGGGCAGCCTCGATCCCGAATGCGACGAGCCCGATTGGGTCGACGACCCCGACGACTTTGATCGCAACGTTACAGAAGAGCAGTGGAAGGCCCAGGTGTACCGGATGGCGCTCAGAATTCCGGAACTCGAGATTCCGAGTCGCTCCAAGGGCTGTGCGGATCTCTACGATGCGACGGACGACTGGATTCCCGTCTACGACCGGTCTTCGTTGGACGGCTTCTACCTGGCCGTGGGTACGAGTGGGAATCAGTTCAAGAATGCGCCGATGGTTGGACAGATGATGGCCGAGCTGATCGCGGAGTGCGAAGCCGGGGCCGATCACGATGCCGACCCGGTATCCCTGGCGTGTCCGTTGTCCGGCCACCCGCTGGACCTCGGGTTCTATTCGCGCAACCGGACCATCCACCGGGACAGCAGCTTTACGGTATTGGGGTGA